The Solanum dulcamara chromosome 6, daSolDulc1.2, whole genome shotgun sequence genome contains the following window.
ataattaacaagtaaaaatgaatatcgtaaataaataaaataatgataacATCCCCatacaaatatattaaaaatttatggagAAAATGGTGTCGTGAGCATCATCCTTGAATAGATCCTGAATTTAGTTTGGCTCCGAtaggaaataaaaaaatatatatataaaaattaaatttatatatatattaaaaaggcCTTCAAATTCTCCACACTTTGTCTCACTCACTCACAAGCTTCACACTCTCTCCAATGGAGGACGACGAATTCACCATACCCATTTCTCCACCATCTCTCaaacaaaaactcaaaaactcactTTGTTTCTCCTTCTGTTTCACCCACCGCAACACCACCACCCAACTTCACTCACTCGACTACCACCACCGTCCTCCGCCACCGCCGCCGTCCTCCTCCGATGAAAACCCGTCTCTGATCTGGATCAAACCTGATATCAAAGACAAGTGTCGTACGATCTTCAATTTCATCGGGAACGGAAACGGAAACCGTCACAAACGACACTCATCTACTGAGTTCCGTTACGACCCGTTGAGTTACTCGTTGAATTTCGAAGATGAGGCTCCTTTAACGAGTTTCTCTTCTAGACTTCCTCCATCGCCATCGCCGCCGCCTCCGCCGGCGGTGAAGAATTTGGGTATCGCTGCGGCGGGTTTATGAGTAATGGTGGTGGTTACTGACTTTACTGGTGTGGgtgttgtttttttctttttttggggtgggggtgggtgggtgggggggAGTATTATagctctctattttttttttcgttttcaTTTTTATGCAAATATATTAATAGTAGCAGTACAAATATAGAAGGGTAGCGTTGGAGTAattggtaaagttgttgtcatgtgatcagGAGGCCACGgattcaagttttgaaaatagcttctggcagaaatgcaaggtaaagctgcgtacaatagacccttgtgatCAGGTTCTTTTCTGGATCCTGCCCATAGCAGAAACTTAAGTACACCAATAACATGTATTTAATATAACTTCTTATTTTATACTTGAACATAATTTTTCCGCTTTCGTAAGATAGAAATAAAAGGTCGCGTACATGTACACACCACCTTGTGAGATACAAGGGGTAAGTTGTTGATGTTTATGTGGACTACTTTATATTTAATGGTGTTTAAAAAACTGAGTAGGACGTGAGGCAAAACGTTTAATTTAGTACaaaggaataataaaaataatatcaataagtttaaaaaattaaaaatatgattaaaaaaattcataggaAATAAAACTTATGACATGATTTTACAAGTGTACATTAGCAATGTCATAAAAGCTATTATGAGATGCAAATTGAACGCTATCATCTTGAGTAACATTTTTTAAAGTAGATTACTAGCATTTTATGCAATTTATCtccttaaaagaaaataaattttattagtattttaattaaatatcacGTCTTTCacaaatattaataaaattactttcaaataaataataaaatgtgataattttgaaatataggaaaaaaacaTAAAGACCTATGAAAAGTAAAGaggaaatttatttttatgttgtcGTCAAATACTACTTTCGTCCCATAAAATATTTCAATGAaatatacatagagtatagaaatagctagtattgagaattgtttatattcaaaaaaatcatattaattgtagaagtaaaatagaaaaaatttaattaatttatcttGATTTAATAAGTGATTAAGTAATATGAGACAAACATTTTTAGTCAGATGTTCATCTAATATGGAATGGAGATAGTATTAGTTTTCGTATTTACTTTTAGTTAAATAACTATTTTAGTTAATGCTTCCTCGGTTTTGAttacttttacttgtcaaattttgattttcgAGAAACATACTCATGAATtgtaatcaatattttaaattatatttttttattatattaatatgaataagaatGCAACTTATATTATTTTTCGTATACTTTCTAaatatttaaatcaaaataaaaaattaatataatttaatttgattttaaaaattaattaatttttgataaaGTAATATATGACAAGTaagaataattttataaaaaaaatctatagaaaaaatgtataaaaataattaaatatgacTAGagtaatgtatataattattgCTGATTTCTAAGAAAGATTCTATCATTCCTACACTGGTCCCAAAGCTAAAAAAGCTTCATAGATCACACAAACATGGAAGCCTAGGAATCTTACTTTTATATTCCTCACCCTCATAATGCTAAAATATCTATTTGAGGTTATTTCCTAAAGCAAGTTAATGAAAAACTCTACAAAAAATAGACTCTTAACCATCTTATATCAGGTAATCATTGGTCGGACTAATATATTTATGATAcgtaaaaattattaaaagagAAAATGCTTCATATTAGAAAATTTTCTAATACTAAGGGTACAAATTCAAGATGTAAGTGTGCAACGTTATGATCAATGAAGTGTGGAAAATCCTGAGACTTCATATTCGAATtttaaataaacataaaaatattaagtaatttttatttttattttttcaagtctTGGTGAGAAGAATTAtcctatacatatatatgttggtgCGGTAGCAGATACTCGATAAACCAACATGCCAATATTTTAATAGTAAAACACTATTGTAGAGGTTAGAAGTTGCAAAATAAGTAAAAAGTGAAATTGAAGAGATGAAAATTGACAGATCACCAAGTCCATGGTAAATTTTAAGGCTATTGAGACCTTAGTTTTGGTTTTTCTTTGATTACATTTCTTCTGAGTCGAGGACCTatcagaaataatttttttattcttataaaGGTACGTAGGAATAAATTTGTGTATATTCTACTATTCTCAAACGtcatttatgaaattatattgaatAAGTTGTAGTCGTTGAGACCTTATTTTTAGTAATCTACTATATTAAATTAGCAATTTGGTTTAGAGCTAGTTCAAGTTGGTCTCTTGTCAACATCAAAGGGTATatgtttcttcttcaaatttacTACATCTCTTTTTACtatcatataatataagtaAGAACAAACTAATAAAATTTTGCCATGATAACATTATCATATAAGTTTTGAAGGTTGATGAGATTCTCTGTCACTTTCACTATGGTCTTTTCCTGCCCCAAGACAGGTATATGTCATATTATTGGTATAATGTTTTGCCAAAAATGTATTCCTTTGCAATATCTCAATACCCAATATAATATCTTTTAGAGtgaaaaatatctaaatttttaagTAGAAAATATCTACATTTTTTTGCAATTACTATtgcaaattttaattatttttatacgcGCTTATTGAGAACATGAtcttagataaaaaaaatatagaggtCGAATATTATAATAGAAGTTTAATAGGTGAACGAGTGTTGTCTAGTTCCCTATTATTACTTTTCTActatcttattttttaattttagtagTACATATTAATTAATTCCTTTACTTCAGTTATTGTATTATCTATTGTTGTCACTTATTCTCTTCTTAATTATATTAAGCATAACTTCTTCCCTACtatatttgttttatatttttctttatatttgaaTCGAATGTCTATTAAAAACACTTTTTCTATtctcacaaaataaaaataataatgcgTACACACGATTCTCCCCCATTCTCAAGTAAAAAGCACTTAGAGTTAATAGCAAGAAATAAGATGTTCAACAAGAATATTGCTTTAGTGATGATGTGGAGGCATGAGTCACCATCATGATGTGCCAACTAGGACTCAAACTACTCTTCAAATTTTCatcacatacaaaaaaaaaatctataaggAATAAAATTGAACCTAAAAGATATGAATTTGACCAAACACTTTTCTTTTCcacattattttcatcatatcttctattcttatttttgtcaaatttgtttttaaaattattttttttaatccaaaaatttatcataaataatttttctatatcTCACAAAATTATATCATAGAAATAAGGTCTTTTTATACCTCAAACTTTTCATTTCACATTCATAAAATTATACTGAATAGATTATGACTCTATATTCACCCGAACACACgaccaaaataaaatatgataaagaatgtgtcacgacccaaaaactgaggtcatgatggcacacatctcaaaactcaatctgatgtgtaaccctaaaaataaaactcatacaagactcccaaaggggaaagtgattccacgatttaaataaataaaaaaacaatgaagaaattatcccaaaacctggtgtcataagtataaagagcatctaatacaaggttcgaatctgaagatacaacataagtctctgaatggtacaaaagactgaaaaataaagatagactagtgacgatccgaattctgggacctcaccactaatctgagaatacacaatccgctagaatattaactgccacgtggggtaccccgactagtatctgcatcaaaaagggacacagaagtaggggtgagtacaattcacatgtactcagtaggttttagctgactgagtataaggaattaatcaaacctatgaaataaactaaggaacgcttccacctgcatatagaaaagtcccacttcggcatcggtgccgccagtttatatatatagtggcacgaataaagtataataacaactcataatcacaattaatcaaataattcaagcagcacaaatgtcaatgcaatgcaatgcaatatgatgatgcaatgatgtggtggtacggtggaatcaagactgtcgcacagcctgtcgtatacacctgccgagctgtgctaccaagcaggacccatgggggtctcgcagaccatatacctcaatcacaatatctcattatccttgccacctcctcgtggtcaagggatcacaatgcatccactaccctgccggaaaactacctcggtcagggactcaagatacaaaggttgggatcacaatgcatccactaccctaccggaaaactgcctcggtcagggactcaagatacaaaggtttaaaggtgtttcattttctttctcaaaaagaatttccatatttctcaacttcccatgtttcatgatgtgatgaatgaggatgaatgcatcaaaacacatatgcatggaagtaataatcaactcacatgtggtataatgttcaaagttctcaaaacttaacctacacatgatattcaccctcaataaatagtaacgggaagaacacgctttcatttaaatattcacccctttctcaataatatttcaatactcaagtatgctcaaaacccccaactcaatctctcaggcggcatcacaagtcaaataatatactcaagcctctctcttaggcaaatcataattcacatgctctcaaagcaaataagataacaaataaggcccccacacgggctatgtaatacaaataaaccccgtcacggtaacacattaataaataagcctccacacagacatcataatatatataacattctcaactcatactacaacctcatcccaaagtctataacatatgaatgattaattaccccatctcaatctcaaagaaagatagccaaacctacctcaattgccgaaaccgcactcgaatacctccaccgaacaagtaactctcgaattcagcgctcggaatgacaacccactatcaacaatgaaacatacacgtcacaatgagtccaatgacacccatattgataggtttcggaaccgggggtaaaatgatccaaaaattaactattttcgaaaagggtcaaatctgtaaatttattgaacaatctcattctattggtaataaggaactcatggttgaaaaacccataaaaatagagctcaaaacgagttggaaatcacaattttccttaaattcggattagggaagaaacaaggatttttgggatttgaaactaaaatttaagagttaaaatcgtcaaaaacttaatgaaaaaggaaggttttaggtcaaaaatcacttacccaacactttgcctcgaaaatctcttctcaaatcacctcaaggagttcaagaactcaaaaaaatattgaaaaatattgaaatgagaagaaaggggcattttctgcccaaaaagttactgttcatgcgtgttactgttcacgcgtgttttgtacaaatttacgaaaatcaccctcaaggtcattacagaaTGTCTACCAAGTATGACTAGCATGACTTCATCTTAACGTACGTTGGCAAGTTGGAACAATTTTGGTGCATGCCTTTTCCCTCTTTTGTGCCTttgattttttgttttattattcTACCATATAAAAACGATAAAGCATGACATCACCTTTACAAAGTTTATAACTATTTGCATTTTCTTTAGCCTTAGTTAGTCATAAAACTTCATGTCataatagttttcaaatatatataattaaaagaagtagtatattttatgtgattatataataaatatttgagGATAcgaaaaaaaaagtcaaaaattaaGATGGGAGTGTCCAATATAAACTCTTCACTATATATTTAAATGAATgctcaattaaaatatattataatttgaatatctaaataaaatttgttgctaacaaattaaaaaaattatcaataagtTCAACCGACTCCAATCATATAGattatcattaaaaattatacaaataaatattaataaaactcacgatatttaaattttaaatcgaTCTACCACTAATAAAACAAGAGAGAAGCATGGGATACGGAAAAATATTGCAAATTGAAGGGACAAAAGCTCGTGGCATTTGCTTATTTGGCCAAGAATAATACTAACATCAAATTCAGCAATTGTACAAGTGTTCCAATTTACTTGTATTTATTGTCTAGTCCTTTGTCCATAGGGATGTATATAGTACGATATTGAAAATTTCGAATTTAacaatttgagtttttttaaaatattagatcaataattattatattatataaattcagCATGcttccatattttaaaattcaattttaatattttacggTACTGTGTAAACtgataatcataatttatttaattttgattttcatataatagagaaaataattatgactttgatttttttaaataacatcTCATTTATATCATACTAACACCTTAAACATATTGTAAAAATATTCGGAAAAAAAAGTGCAAACAATCTCTTTCTTTAATCAAGtacacatacaaaaaaaaatcaattacaaaaaaaagacaatataattttttaataaaagggTAGTCAATTAATCAccctttttaatttatgtggctACACCAATTCTCTTGTCTCTTAGTAGTAGGTGTAAGCACGTTTACTATCTTGACCTCATTCCTCTATATATATAGAAGCATCCAGGGAAGTAGCTGCCGGTTGTCTTGCCAGCTTGTTGTTCAGGGCTATTTTAGTTATTTCagattgttattttattttaatttatttatcttaatttttctctatatatatatatagaagcgCCTAGGAAAGCAGCTATCAGCTTGTTGCCCAGGGCTATTTTGGTCATTCTaggttattttttatattttagtttgtttgtctattttttttctctatataGAGAAGCACTTACGAAAGCAGTTGGCGGTTGTCCTATCAGCCTATTGTCCAAGGCTATTTTGGTCATTTCAggttattttctatattttaatttgtttggcctttttaaaaatttattatgtatttaaaaattacgtaaaaaatattacaaattataataattagcaatttaaaatatttagaagacatataaaaaatttgattgactctcaaaattctATCAGTACTAGATAAATTGGGGCAAAGAAAGTAATACATATTATTTGAAATGCCGTAAAtagtactataaatcacaataatacataacttaaaatttttaaaagacataaaaaatagtggcagaattaattttttttactaagatgctttaaaatataaagaagttatcaagcacacgaagaaatcaaaaaaaaaatctgctatatatatatataacgttaattatatattattagtgtAATTTTCTGCCaaagaaaatttagactcgGCCATACCTGGCTCCGCTTCTGAAGCAAAGGGCCAATGAAGTTTATTTTGGAAGAccgttattttaaaaaatggaaCATGATTATGCCTTTTGAATCTAAAGCTCACGAGGTTTGTTTAATCTGCggattaaattattttgaaattataattttagaaTTAATTTATCCTatctaagaaataaaataaaatgatttcAAGCTTTATGAGATAAGATAAGGTATTAAGAATCATATATACTAGAATtaaatttatatcatatttgATTGACGATATAAGAAAATCAAAcacaatataaatttaattttaaaatatctcaATTTATTCCGCTTACCAAACCATCTCTATGGAATTTGCCTTTAGGATAAGTGGGCCTATTCAAGTTTAGTGGGCAAGTAGAAACTAGAAACATTCAGTGGAACAGACACCTTAGGCCCATAGCCCATTAGACCTACCCCACCCAACTCTGCATCACCATCATATTTTGATAAGATAGATCAATTTCAGAccttttttgtttttcaatCGATGTTTTCGTGGAGTCTCAATTAAATTCAAATCATGCATTGCAAGATTCATTTTGGGGTGCTCTCCCAACATGATTTATTCTATACCCAGGATTCGAACTCGAGACCTCTGATTAAGGATGAAACAGTCTCACTACTATACCACAAGTAAATGGGACATTCAAtttcaaataacaaataatattaatttttcaaaaaaaaatattgatgacACAATTTATTTTTGCAGTCTGAATTACACACAATCAAGATTTTTCACATGAAGTGTCAGTATGCATTGAATAATTGATGTGTATATTAATTGTACATATTTATCATAAACCGAATATATGAATAGTTACACAtatctttttttcttgttcGTCGTTTTAGTTTTGTTTCTATTTTAAATGTTGTGCAAAAATAGTTGTTTAATTGATAAAACATTAGAATGTCGTCTAATGTGAACACATTTTATCTGGTTTATTAGTTTCTTATGAGTTTTaaacttaaattttaaaaaaaattatatcataagctaaaaaggttcataaattattatttttttaaaaaaaaactaaacaattgtttttttaaaaaaagttgatACATAAAAATTTctgcaattttttttctaaatttcagCATGGGCCACAAGCCCATACAAATTTGGGGCTGCTAGAAGGCCCTTTTGTGATTTTGTTCTAAGTTTCTTTATCTAGCTTCTAtcatttcaaatatattttgcatATACTTCAATTGTTCATTTTAAAATCATGTCAAATTTCTACCGAATGATTCAaatagaaatttgaatgatcatttttattttttacaaagaATGTTCATGATCAATTAATTTTAGCTTATAGGAGTAACTAGTATCGTGTCACGCCAGATGCACTGCGCTTTTCCTTCCTCATATGCTTGCCTTTATAAGTTAAATAGTAATGGTCACCCATCAAAAATTGAAGCTTCGTAACACGTTAACAAAGGTCCTCAAACTGAGGGTTTAACTAGTATAAGAGATGACTTTGTCTTCCCAAAAGAAGAATAGTTTCGCTCTCTAGGTGATTTATCTAGTTGACTATATAACTTGGAGGAAACATGTCACATTAGAAATGAATGGTCATAAGTGTCATCATAATTTGAGTGGTTTGACTCACGCGCATCatttaataaaatcattttaGTTAAGTCACCTCCAATAACTGCAATTTAGTGGTTTGCCCTAGGGTCTCGTCCTTTCACAAAAAATATAGTTAGGATGAAATCACGATTAAACctaacaaaatttattttactttagttATAAATTATGCTCTCAGTATATAAAAGCGATTTGAAGTCAAGTCTAACATGATTTATTCTCTCCAACCAAAGAAATATGTTGATATCATGGGTCCCTTAAAAAACAAATTCAAACATGAATTTTATAAACAATCTCCAAAAATCAATATGAAAATGACAATTTGTACATGTGTTACTTCACCTTACCATTATCACTTAATCACTAAGAGTCCCAACAACCAGACAAAAAATAGGGTCTATTTTAATacccaaaaatttaaataaagaaagagattaaatttaaaaaatattaattatggtCCATCTACTAGTCCACTTGTCATAAAACCAATAATTTCCTAATTGTAAGttccctttctttttcttttttcttgattttttatcAAAAAGTAACAACGTCTTATTCTTATCAATTTGATTCTAGTCTTTTCTTTGCTTCGATAGTGAATTATCTATTAAAAAACCTTCACTATCGAAGAAGGCTTGCATGTCTATTTTGAGACTACTAAGATATGCTATTGATGTTTACTTAggttgataaaaataaaaaagaaggtGCTTTATTAATCTAATAAAATctcgattaatttttttatattatgatgGAATCACTTGTCCCAACCCTTTGGAGTAATTCatccaaatattttattaatattcaacttaatttattcaattattttctttataatcTGGTTATTGATGGATTGTAGaggtaattttttcataaaattggacgactcaataaaaaaaatgatataaatgaaTCGCTGAAATAATTGACATGTAATTAAGCAAGAATAAAGTAAATTTTTGGATTACCATCCAAAATTTTAAATAGTATGATGTTAAGTAGTGGACGTCCATTTCTTTGTGTGGATCCATCAGTGTGCAAGTTGCTCAACTTGCCTTTCTTTGTATCACTATAAATATGGCCTAGAGAAGACATACTGCAATTCCTCTCCTTTTCTCCTCTGTTCTTTCTCTGTTATTTCTTGTGTCTTATTTTGTTGAAGCTAGTATAATTTTATAGCACGAGGCTCCACTACTTTGGGCAATATTTTTAGAAGGTAATAAAAGggataagaattttattttcttaaaatgtctaatatttcaaaacttgaatttactgctcttgatatctctGAAAAAGGCTACTGATCATGGGCACCTGATGTCGAaattcatctagaatcgataggtctggc
Protein-coding sequences here:
- the LOC129892982 gene encoding uncharacterized protein LOC129892982, with amino-acid sequence MEDDEFTIPISPPSLKQKLKNSLCFSFCFTHRNTTTQLHSLDYHHRPPPPPPSSSDENPSLIWIKPDIKDKCRTIFNFIGNGNGNRHKRHSSTEFRYDPLSYSLNFEDEAPLTSFSSRLPPSPSPPPPPAVKNLGIAAAGL